The Elaeis guineensis isolate ETL-2024a chromosome 13, EG11, whole genome shotgun sequence genome includes a region encoding these proteins:
- the LOC140853222 gene encoding serine carboxypeptidase-like 1 isoform X3: protein MSVAMEARELSSSLAALSILFVPLLTIFSCPSPVSALNTITHLPGFHGTLPFYLETGYVKVDEVNDAQLFYYFIKSESKPEEDPLMVWLTGGPGCSAFSGLVYEIGPLQFDVAGYTEGLPTLVYNPYSWTKVCNIIFLDSPVGTGFSYSSVEKSYETGDTKAARQVHTFLREVIQMEMNCFTISRLVGLTKKYIGYLVGNPVTDEKFDNGAFVPYAHGMGLISDELYESTKKSCGGEYASPRNEQCSNYLQSINECIEGINKNQILEPVCFFASPKPHIVAAYSRRLLKEDIKEFPLLKSGLPLECRVQLCQVFIVESSGYLLSYFWADNDTVREVLNIHKGTVQQWQRCNYGLPYAHDIPSSLKFHLNLTSRGHRALVYSGDHDMIVPFVGTQAWIRSLNFSIVDDWRPWSAYGQVAGFTRTYSNNLTFATVKGAGHTAPEYRPKECLVMLQRWLSGAPL from the exons ATGTCGGTAGCCATGGAAGCTAGAGAGCTCTCCTCTTCCTTAGCGGCACTTTCTATACTTTTTGTGCCGCTGCTAACAATTTTCTCATGTCCTTCTCCTGTCTCGGCTCTGAACACCATCACCCATCTTCCAGGATTTCATGGAACCCTGCCCTTCTACTTGGAAACCGG ATACGTGAAGGTGGATGAGGTGAATGATGCGCAGCTTTTCTACTACTTCATAAAGTCTGAGAGCAAGCCAGAGGAGGACCCTTTAATGGTGTGGCTGACAGGAGGCCCGGGCTGCTCGGCGTTCTCAGGATTGGTGTATGAGATTG GCCCACTACAATTTGACGTCGCCGGCTACACTGAAGGCCTGCCAACCTTGGTCTACAACCCATATTCTTGGACTAAG GTGTGCAACATCATCTTTCTCGATTCGCCGGTGGGAACTGGATTCTCTTATTCGAGTGTGGAGAAAAGCTACGAGACGGGGGACACCAAAGCGGCCCGACAAGTCCACACTTTCCTTAGAGAG GTGATCCAGATGGAGATGAACTGCTTTACAATCTCAAGGTTGGTGGGTCTTACCAAAAAATATATC GGTTATCTGGTTGGCAACCCGGTAACAGATGAGAAGTTTGATAATGGGGCATTTGTCCCATATGCTCATGGGATGGGACTTATATCTGACGAACTTTATGAG TCAACCAAGAAAAGTTGTGGAGGAGAATATGCTAGTCCCAGAAATGAACAATGTTCAAATTATCTGCAGTCTATAAATGAG TGTATTGAGGGAATAAACAAAAACCAAATTTTGGAGCCAGTGTGCTTTTTCGCGAGCCCAAAGCCTCACATAGTTGCTGCATATAGCAGGAGATTGCTTAAAGAGGATATTAAAGAGTTTCCTTTATTAAAATCTGGCCTTCCTTTGGAGTGTAGA GTGCAGCTGTGCCAGGTGTTTATCGTTGAG AGTTCTGGATACTTGCTCTCCTACTTCTGGGCAGACAACGATACTGTTAGAGAGGTTCTCAATATTCATAAG GGGACAGTGCAACAATGGCAGAGATGCAACTATGGCCTACCTTATGCACACGATATCCCAAGTTCTTTAAAGTTTCATCTAAATCTGACCAGCAGAGGCCACCGAGCATTGGTATACAG TGGTGATCACGACATGATTGTACCCTTTGTGGGCACGCAAGCATGGATTAGGTCTCTCAACTTCTCCATCGTGGATGACTGGCGGCCATGGTCAGCATATGGGCAAGTTGCAGG GTTCACAAGAACTTACTCAAATAACCTAACATTCGCAACGGTGAAG GGTGCGGGACACACAGCTCCAGAATACCGGCCAAAAGAGTGCTTGGTTATGCTTCAAAGGTGGCTATCTGGTGCCCCTCTGTAA
- the LOC140853222 gene encoding serine carboxypeptidase-like 18 isoform X1, translating into MSVAMEARELSSSLAALSILFVPLLTIFSCPSPVSALNTITHLPGFHGTLPFYLETGYVKVDEVNDAQLFYYFIKSESKPEEDPLMVWLTGGPGCSAFSGLVYEIGPLQFDVAGYTEGLPTLVYNPYSWTKVCNIIFLDSPVGTGFSYSSVEKSYETGDTKAARQVHTFLREWLIDHPEFLSNPLYIGGDSYSGIVVPVVAQEIAKGDPDGDELLYNLKGYLVGNPVTDEKFDNGAFVPYAHGMGLISDELYESTKKSCGGEYASPRNEQCSNYLQSINECIEGINKNQILEPVCFFASPKPHIVAAYSRRLLKEDIKEFPLLKSGLPLECRVQLCQVFIVESSGYLLSYFWADNDTVREVLNIHKGTVQQWQRCNYGLPYAHDIPSSLKFHLNLTSRGHRALVYSGDHDMIVPFVGTQAWIRSLNFSIVDDWRPWSAYGQVAGFTRTYSNNLTFATVKGAGHTAPEYRPKECLVMLQRWLSGAPL; encoded by the exons ATGTCGGTAGCCATGGAAGCTAGAGAGCTCTCCTCTTCCTTAGCGGCACTTTCTATACTTTTTGTGCCGCTGCTAACAATTTTCTCATGTCCTTCTCCTGTCTCGGCTCTGAACACCATCACCCATCTTCCAGGATTTCATGGAACCCTGCCCTTCTACTTGGAAACCGG ATACGTGAAGGTGGATGAGGTGAATGATGCGCAGCTTTTCTACTACTTCATAAAGTCTGAGAGCAAGCCAGAGGAGGACCCTTTAATGGTGTGGCTGACAGGAGGCCCGGGCTGCTCGGCGTTCTCAGGATTGGTGTATGAGATTG GCCCACTACAATTTGACGTCGCCGGCTACACTGAAGGCCTGCCAACCTTGGTCTACAACCCATATTCTTGGACTAAG GTGTGCAACATCATCTTTCTCGATTCGCCGGTGGGAACTGGATTCTCTTATTCGAGTGTGGAGAAAAGCTACGAGACGGGGGACACCAAAGCGGCCCGACAAGTCCACACTTTCCTTAGAGAG TGGCTTATTGATCACCCGGAGTTCCTTTCCAATCCACTCTACATCGGTGGAGATTCCTATTCTGGTATTGTGGTGCCTGTTGTTGCTCAAGAAATAGCAAAGG GTGATCCAGATGGAGATGAACTGCTTTACAATCTCAAG GGTTATCTGGTTGGCAACCCGGTAACAGATGAGAAGTTTGATAATGGGGCATTTGTCCCATATGCTCATGGGATGGGACTTATATCTGACGAACTTTATGAG TCAACCAAGAAAAGTTGTGGAGGAGAATATGCTAGTCCCAGAAATGAACAATGTTCAAATTATCTGCAGTCTATAAATGAG TGTATTGAGGGAATAAACAAAAACCAAATTTTGGAGCCAGTGTGCTTTTTCGCGAGCCCAAAGCCTCACATAGTTGCTGCATATAGCAGGAGATTGCTTAAAGAGGATATTAAAGAGTTTCCTTTATTAAAATCTGGCCTTCCTTTGGAGTGTAGA GTGCAGCTGTGCCAGGTGTTTATCGTTGAG AGTTCTGGATACTTGCTCTCCTACTTCTGGGCAGACAACGATACTGTTAGAGAGGTTCTCAATATTCATAAG GGGACAGTGCAACAATGGCAGAGATGCAACTATGGCCTACCTTATGCACACGATATCCCAAGTTCTTTAAAGTTTCATCTAAATCTGACCAGCAGAGGCCACCGAGCATTGGTATACAG TGGTGATCACGACATGATTGTACCCTTTGTGGGCACGCAAGCATGGATTAGGTCTCTCAACTTCTCCATCGTGGATGACTGGCGGCCATGGTCAGCATATGGGCAAGTTGCAGG GTTCACAAGAACTTACTCAAATAACCTAACATTCGCAACGGTGAAG GGTGCGGGACACACAGCTCCAGAATACCGGCCAAAAGAGTGCTTGGTTATGCTTCAAAGGTGGCTATCTGGTGCCCCTCTGTAA
- the LOC140853222 gene encoding serine carboxypeptidase-like 18 isoform X2 has protein sequence MSVAMEARELSSSLAALSILFVPLLTIFSCPSPVSALNTITHLPGFHGTLPFYLETGYVKVDEVNDAQLFYYFIKSESKPEEDPLMVWLTGGPGCSAFSGLVYEIGPLQFDVAGYTEGLPTLVYNPYSWTKVCNIIFLDSPVGTGFSYSSVEKSYETGDTKAARQVHTFLREWLIDHPEFLSNPLYIGGDSYSGIVVPVVAQEIAKGDPDGDELLYNLKGYLVGNPVTDEKFDNGAFVPYAHGMGLISDELYESTKKSCGGEYASPRNEQCSNYLQSINECIEGINKNQILEPVCFFASPKPHIVAAYSRRLLKEDIKEFPLLKSGLPLECRSSGYLLSYFWADNDTVREVLNIHKGTVQQWQRCNYGLPYAHDIPSSLKFHLNLTSRGHRALVYSGDHDMIVPFVGTQAWIRSLNFSIVDDWRPWSAYGQVAGFTRTYSNNLTFATVKGAGHTAPEYRPKECLVMLQRWLSGAPL, from the exons ATGTCGGTAGCCATGGAAGCTAGAGAGCTCTCCTCTTCCTTAGCGGCACTTTCTATACTTTTTGTGCCGCTGCTAACAATTTTCTCATGTCCTTCTCCTGTCTCGGCTCTGAACACCATCACCCATCTTCCAGGATTTCATGGAACCCTGCCCTTCTACTTGGAAACCGG ATACGTGAAGGTGGATGAGGTGAATGATGCGCAGCTTTTCTACTACTTCATAAAGTCTGAGAGCAAGCCAGAGGAGGACCCTTTAATGGTGTGGCTGACAGGAGGCCCGGGCTGCTCGGCGTTCTCAGGATTGGTGTATGAGATTG GCCCACTACAATTTGACGTCGCCGGCTACACTGAAGGCCTGCCAACCTTGGTCTACAACCCATATTCTTGGACTAAG GTGTGCAACATCATCTTTCTCGATTCGCCGGTGGGAACTGGATTCTCTTATTCGAGTGTGGAGAAAAGCTACGAGACGGGGGACACCAAAGCGGCCCGACAAGTCCACACTTTCCTTAGAGAG TGGCTTATTGATCACCCGGAGTTCCTTTCCAATCCACTCTACATCGGTGGAGATTCCTATTCTGGTATTGTGGTGCCTGTTGTTGCTCAAGAAATAGCAAAGG GTGATCCAGATGGAGATGAACTGCTTTACAATCTCAAG GGTTATCTGGTTGGCAACCCGGTAACAGATGAGAAGTTTGATAATGGGGCATTTGTCCCATATGCTCATGGGATGGGACTTATATCTGACGAACTTTATGAG TCAACCAAGAAAAGTTGTGGAGGAGAATATGCTAGTCCCAGAAATGAACAATGTTCAAATTATCTGCAGTCTATAAATGAG TGTATTGAGGGAATAAACAAAAACCAAATTTTGGAGCCAGTGTGCTTTTTCGCGAGCCCAAAGCCTCACATAGTTGCTGCATATAGCAGGAGATTGCTTAAAGAGGATATTAAAGAGTTTCCTTTATTAAAATCTGGCCTTCCTTTGGAGTGTAGA AGTTCTGGATACTTGCTCTCCTACTTCTGGGCAGACAACGATACTGTTAGAGAGGTTCTCAATATTCATAAG GGGACAGTGCAACAATGGCAGAGATGCAACTATGGCCTACCTTATGCACACGATATCCCAAGTTCTTTAAAGTTTCATCTAAATCTGACCAGCAGAGGCCACCGAGCATTGGTATACAG TGGTGATCACGACATGATTGTACCCTTTGTGGGCACGCAAGCATGGATTAGGTCTCTCAACTTCTCCATCGTGGATGACTGGCGGCCATGGTCAGCATATGGGCAAGTTGCAGG GTTCACAAGAACTTACTCAAATAACCTAACATTCGCAACGGTGAAG GGTGCGGGACACACAGCTCCAGAATACCGGCCAAAAGAGTGCTTGGTTATGCTTCAAAGGTGGCTATCTGGTGCCCCTCTGTAA